In the Methanobacterium sp. Maddingley MBC34 genome, one interval contains:
- a CDS encoding Fe2+ transport system protein A (overlaps another CDS with the same product name~PFAM: FeoA domain): MMSLAMASVNDNLKIVQVWHGGKFKKKLSEMGIYKDSQIRVIKK, from the coding sequence ATGATGAGTTTAGCAATGGCAAGTGTTAATGACAATCTGAAAATCGTTCAGGTATGGCACGGGGGTAAATTCAAAAAAAAGCTCTCGGAGATGGGGATATACAAGGATTCTCAGATCAGGGTCATAAAAAAATGA
- a CDS encoding Fe2+ transport system protein A (overlaps another CDS with the same product name~PFAM: FeoA domain) — MIKSLDNLKKGEKGVITAFKGKGIVRKHLMEMGLVKGSDIKVERVAPLGDPIEVKIKGYSLSLRKEDAKQIEIEIK; from the coding sequence ATGATTAAATCTTTAGATAATCTTAAAAAAGGCGAAAAAGGAGTAATAACAGCTTTTAAAGGTAAGGGCATAGTTAGAAAACATTTAATGGAAATGGGTCTTGTCAAGGGGTCTGATATTAAAGTGGAAAGAGTAGCACCCCTGGGGGATCCAATTGAAGTTAAAATCAAAGGGTATTCCCTTTCTCTAAGGAAGGAAGATGCAAAACAAATCGAGATTGAGATAAAATGA